A region from the Nymphalis io chromosome 9, ilAglIoxx1.1, whole genome shotgun sequence genome encodes:
- the LOC126770671 gene encoding uncharacterized protein LOC126770671 yields the protein MDNCFAVCGCDDLEGVTKSDLDRYTDKIENVLNDEKGRRLFRNFMFSSNMRHGRRILDLWENTERLLTYRDDDSSSFRNYLRDYDRLTDAAERVEELDFAIMERLVLTRESENKEEMEEVLRALKVEVTKALRREYNAFRIRFIPPKNN from the coding sequence ATGGATAATTGTTTTGCTGTCTGCGGCTGTGATGATCTTGAAGGCGTAACTAAATCAGATTTAGATCGATATAcagataaaattgaaaatgttcTCAACGATGAAAAGGGAAGGCGACTATTTAGAAATTTCATGTTTTCTAGTAACATGAGACACGGTCGTCGGATTTTAGATCTTTGGGAAAATACAGAAAGATTACTCACTTACAGGGATGATGACAGTTCATCTTTTCGTAACTACTTGAGAGATTACGATCGATTGACCGATGCGGCTGAAAGGGTCGAAGAGTTAGACTTTGCTATCATGGAAAGACTAGTCCTTACACGCGAATCAGAAAATAAAGAAGAGATGGAAGAAGTGTTAAGAGCTTTAAAAGTAGAAGTAACAAAAGCACTTAGAAGAGAATATAACGCTTTTCGAATACGTTTTATACCTCCTAAAAATAATTga